In Spodoptera frugiperda isolate SF20-4 chromosome 31, AGI-APGP_CSIRO_Sfru_2.0, whole genome shotgun sequence, the genomic window TTGACCGTGATGGCGAGTAGATCGGTGCTGAACTCCATGTAACTTCTCCCGTTCATGGGGTCATCTGGCGGGATATAAAACGGAGCATACGTGGGCGTCTCTTTTATCTGGAAAAAATCAGTAACTGGTAACCGGCAGTTACGGTTTGGGCGATTGTATCTAAATATGCGGTAGGTACTGCCTAAATGTGTCAACGCACCTCTTGGAACGCCGTTTTAAGATCCAAGGTCCTGTTTGGTGTATTCTTGCCGTCGTAGTCGTCGCATGTAATATATTTCATGTCGTTTGGCCACTTGCCAGAGTCCAGTAGTGATCTGGAAATTCATAAGCGTGAACTCTCATGGAATAAGCCAGGATATATTTAGACAAACCACATTGCACGTGGTGCACTAAACTAGAACTGGTACACTAGAACTGGAATAGTAAAGGTCATTACTTGATCGTTAAAAACGTTCTCAAAGACAGGTCGAAGTAGAAGGCGGATGTGATCTCTGGCTCGCCGTTCATGCTGTACGTCGTTTTAATCTTTCCCAATCGGTCCCTGCTGTTCGCATCTGGTGTCGGCCGTATGTGTACGATGGTTGCATTTTTACAACCACAGCTAATATCGCCCTTCTCCAACGATAAAGCAAACCATGCCGTTTTTCTACCAAAGTATTGGTTTTTGTCAGCAGCATCTAAAACGTTCTTTATAGTTCTCAAACTCCCAACTATAAAGAAGTTCACTATATCCAGATTCCGAAGACTTTCAAGTTGAGTTTTAATTTCGTTTGCCTCGAAACTCTTCACAGGCGTGATCACGTGTCGTGTCGGTATGTTTTGTAGCAGAGATTTGTATTTGTGGTCCATAACTGTAAACAAACAGATTTAATTATCAAGAACAGTTAACATGACTTGGTAACTAACAATAAATTTCATTAACGGGTAAAGTTATGCGGGCGCTATCTAAACGGTTTCAAACTGGGACCTTGAGAGCCTTGACATATACGCTATATTTGTTCGAATTTCACGCTTGGCGTCGGAAACATGTCATTATTGATTGATGCGATAAAACTGaacgtttataaatattttgctttaaaCTTACCAAAGAATTCATCGAAAATAATAGCAGCGTTTGTGATATCTTGTTTAGTGACGATAGCTCTAATGGCCTCTGGTAGGATGTCAGCTGGAGGCATCACTTGCAGAAGAAATCTTGTTTGATTTGCATTCAAGGAACGCCATTGCCGCAGGTCGCCAACTTGGCCAAAGGACCCTGATATAGTTGGCAAGCTCAAAGCTTCTGTAAACGACTTAATCGTTTCGGAACCCACTCCAGTCATTGTGAAGTCGAGAACTACATGAGGAGTCTTTTTCGCTGACAGCATATCGTTGTATTTTCTGCAAACTATAAATAAGAACCAACATGGTGATCATGATGCCCAATCTTTCAATGGAAAATAGAACTCAACCTGAATCataaaattcttattaaatattCTTACCATTTTCCAAGAAAACCTTGGCGTCGGTTCTATTCCCCACCACAATCACAGGGTCCACGGCAAGACCCAAGCTCGGGTTCCGTCTCACATATTCCTTCGCTACTTCAAAAGCTTTCTCAGCTAAAGCATTGCTCTCTTCATTAATCAGCACTGTGGATGTAACCatgaaaattatttgtttatgaacGAGATCTGttcaaaaataatcttcataCAATTTACGAGGTTTACTTATCGCAATCGGTTACTGTCTAGAACTTATTCCTGAACCAATTTTGTGCAGTGAGTCATGCCACACAAGTTAAAAAACCTACAGCTGTGTAGCTGAAAACGACACAACGGAAACTATTGAAACGTCTGTGCAAATAAAATTGGTGGCTCGGAAGATTAACACACGTTACTTGATACTCACACACATTAATATTTTGCGTGGTTTGTCCAAATGTGTTgcgaataaaatagaaaagaagaaaaacagTAAGAGAAGACATGATTCCTATCACTATATTTTATCGGACATCGTCACACCCCCACCCTTTGACCCAGTGACTGATCGCCTAGCTATCTGACCAACGACTGAGGGTGTAAACCTACTTCCTCTGTCTGTGTACTGTATAGTTTCCACGGCAATAATCGACCTTGATTTGGCTCGTCCTATCGATGTATTGGTCATCACTAATAAATGTTTGTCCAAGAACGTAAACATACTTAGTATTATAAGTAAATTGTTTAGGTTCCTATGTTATTCATACCAATACCTAGCTATACATTTTAACCCTAAGGACCAGACTACAAGATACGAATGCTATTATTTAAAACCTACATTACGTCCAATTGCGTCATTGTAACGAATGCAACATGGCCTTTTTAATTGTATCCTCGGCAGTGAGCGATGTCTATAAATACTGATGGAGAAGTACCTCGCTACTGCAACTGCATTTCAAAaagctaattattataaatcaatgtGAACATTACAAGctaaatgtaggtacctactttgtaTTTGAAGATGTAAGTAAGCAATCGTAGTAACTCAGTTGATGTCAATGGACCTACTAAGTTTGAGTCAGTATAATCAAACTTGCTCTGTAACGAGATAAGTACATAATCATGCGTGTAAAATCACCATTCTGTTTGGTATGACTTATCTCTTTACGTAGGTAGTACATGATGTagcgaaaacaaaaacaatatttcgaTTGGACTATTTTATTGCCAgaaatgttttacaaacactAACTCCACGGTTGAGAGAAGTAAAGTGTAAACTGTACACACTACTTTAAATCTAATACTAAATGTACTTTGAAtcaagttatttaattaaattgtaagttACATTCTGAAAGAGTTAGTCACaactttaatacaatattatatcagCAAGAACACAATGTTACTTACTCGACAATATGAAGATTCGTTTCCACAAGGGTTATCTTACATTCGAGGTCTGTTACTATCacaattataagaaaataaattagaaaaacaggatataagaaaaataaagttgtccatagaaattacaaacaaaaaatagcaCACAAAAGTTAAGTCAATATGAACTATCACCTTATTTGTCAACTttgaactttaattaaattccaAATTCTTAAAATTAGTGTTACAATgtgaacaattattttaaataactggTCTTCCCAGCGCACCGGTTGGAATTTCAAGCGTAAAATAAACACTGTTTATTAAGTCAAATGTGCATAATAAAAACGCAAACTCCGTCCGACTCGCGAAGAAGTAAACTTCGTTCACAGTGCAAACCGTAACCAAAATGTCAAAGGAATGTTCAAATGGTTAAGTAATAATGCCtatgaaatacaaaaaatgtGCGTTATTTACCTGCTAACTTAAATTTACAACTGAATTAATTatctaaactttaattaatcttatttttatctaaaatccTTGTTTTTCGGAAGCTGTTTTATAAAACGCGTCGTTCACAGAACGGATTGTGAATTGATTTCACACTTTGTGAATTACTTTGGCAGTACATTACTGGCGTAATATGTAAACTGATACATGTTACTTTCATCAATTCAATAATCCACCGCTACTAGTCCGTTGAGATAGACACCAATACTCAAAAACAGCATACAACACCTAAACCGACTCGTGCAATGATGTTCAGTTCACTGCGATGCACACTCCAGTCGCCACTGACAGTAACattaaatttacaatttacagGTACTTCACAGGTAAgatttaatacataatgtattataaACCTAAACATAAGTGCGGTCACAAAAGAGCTCAACTCCTTTTGGTACAAAGATATTGATAAACAAATAGGTGTATATAGGAACTACCAAGACTCCCTAAGTGTCTGGGGAACTAAAAGTTTGTAGTTTACTACACACAACATAATACCTGTATGTGTGTTTGGGCAGTCTATTGTATATTATCTATTGTCTGTAAATTTTGGCATGTTAGGAAGTCCAAGTAGTTTAGTAAGTTTGGTATGGTAAATGTAGATATGTATTTGGGTTGAGTTGGGCCCTAATGAACATTGTTGCATTGCAGTAAACCAAGCGAGGTAGTTTGGTTAGAATTTTTAAGCAGCCGCCTCCTCAGCTTCCGCAGGGGGCGCCTCTTCTGCTACTTTCGCCTTCTTCTCAGGTGTGGTCTTCTCCACATCACCATTATCCGTGGAGATTGATTTCCTCTTCACTCCAGCTTCTTTCTTTTCTGTAAACCAATAGACAGTACTATTAAGAAAAGTAAGGACTTTGTATGTCTCCTAAGATGTAAATTTCAGTGTAAAGTGTAAagtgataataatttgtaagTTAATAAATGATCGTTTTGTGGGTCAGCTCACCTGTGGCATCACCGTTCTCAGTGGCGTCGTTGCTCTCTTCGGCGTCACCGTTCTCAGCAGGCGCGTCCTCAGGGGCTTCGCTGCCATTCTCCTCCTTGCCATTGCTTTCAGGTGCTTCTGCAACCTTTTTGGCGGGAGATTTCTTGACTGGTGAGTCTTTCGCCTCAGTTGAGGTCACCTCCTCGGGTGCGACATCACTGAAagcatcaaaatatatttttagtatgcaattcattaattatacaaaaaagaaacagtTGCAGGTTATCTTTTTCATTAGTAAACACGTAAAATACGTTATCTTGAAAGATTTTGTTCCAATATGATTTTGAATCTTTATCTAGAAAACTAAGTTATAGCGACTACGTTAACCGCTGTGAATGTCGTAAAATCTTCAATCTCAATACCTACGCACCGTGGCTAATGCGAAGTACGCGAGTCAGTAACGGAACATAACAATGCAACAGTTCCACACGCGGCCAATGCTCAGCGGTTAAGTGGGGCGGCATAAAAGGAAAAGTCTGCCGGAACAAAAACAAGTGGCTGTTGCGCAAGGCTGCATGTGGGAAAGTTGCAACATAGGAAACCGAACGTAACCGTGATCACCTTAGCTGAATGAATACGTTACTCGCTCCAGTGGGCTACACATCACGGCAACTCGTAAAgcgttaaaaataactaatgacAACACGCGTCGCCCGCGATAACGTAACCGAACAACCTGAGTTGCAAAACTCGAGGTCTCGGCAAATTCAAACGAGCGCGCGCCCGGCGTCGCTTCGCGCCGGCACGCCGCGCACGCAGCGCCATCTTGGATAAAACAACCGGCCCCGCGCCCGCCACCCGGCGTGCTTTTAACTTTTCCACTTTATTATAATACGCCATAACaggaaaaatcattaaatataaaCGACACTCTGCATTCTCCCACACACAACTCGCTTAGAATTAACTCGGCGTAAGTTCAGAAATGCACTAAAATcgtttatcagtaaaataacattttcccGCGTGTCTTATCTTTGGCGGCGTTTACAAAATAAGCATCACCAAACTATCATTACGCACCTGAACTTTATTGGGTACTAgcacactaataaaataaattgaaacgaATGTTTAAACACTACAGAAACACTGTACATTCACAGAAAACACgaatttcacaaataaataggAAGCCATTTTGATCACGTTTTCGAAGCCGCCAAAAATACTATATCGTTAAAGTTACTAAAACTGAatgaaatcaacaaaaaaacttactttttcTCGACGGCTGCGTCTGCCATTGTGTTAATTAGTTTTAGGAgatacttttaaattataaagaaataattataagcACGTGTTACGCACAACGTACAACAATGTTCACCGCACAAACACCGACGACCAAATGAAGGAGGAAGAAGGAAAAAATATAATGCGCGACGCCTCGCGCGGGGAGTCACATTCGGTGTGAAGTTAGGTGCATCTACTTCAAGACGGTGAAACAACATTTCTCATTTGCACTAGGTAGAAAGAGATAGTTATAGGTTTAATTTTCATCTTCAGACAACCTTGAATAAACCCTAGAAACAACACAGGCAAGCAACAATATATCGTTCTCTTTCTagactgtttaaaaaaaatacaatcgtTAAAATGTTCCAacaagacaaaataataaatgggtGTTCTTCtggaaaattaataatacaatttatatgaTTTTACACCtgaaacataattacaataaccgagaatattttgcttttgtgtttaagtatttaatttcttcCAAGGTTACTTTGACTCCTTCGAAATACCTATTTAGGTATATGCACAATTGCACACGACTAGCTAGATTACCGGTAACCTAAGAAAGCTAAGAATGTACGTAAGTACCTGTATTAGATTTGCATTGTGCAGTTTATCAGCTACAGAGTGCTAAAAGTAACTCTTTAAAAACAGTTTAGCTTCGTTCGTAGTTTCAGTCGTTACACACACGCACCTTACGTAGGTATTTATTACATGCGTACACACACAGGTCGATTGAATGCAGGGAACAAGTAATTTATGGCAGTTactgtacctatgtacttacgTACCTTTCGCTTATCTATCTATCGGTATTTTTCATTCATGCGTGTGTGTAGTAAAATAGTAGGTATTCGCGTTAAGGTATTTGCTTACCTTTctagttattgttttgtttatgtaatgaaTCGTAATGTTATTGTGAAAGGGCTATAAATCAGTGTAATATTCATGGAACTCAGCAGGTAACCCGAGCGAAGCAAATGCATCAATGCAAGCACTTTTGTAGGTATTAAATAAACCACTAAACagtctaattaaattaataaatgctcctagattgtatgtattttattggtatatatgctttaatttaaaaaagagtaGGTGTTACCGTAAACGAAGCGTCCGTGAAATACAATTTTGCGCGTGTGGTTTTTCGAGAGTTCAACGCCCGATTGTCTTGGTCAtcctacctagtacctacctgcTTAAAACAATACACCGAGTTATCTGAACGCGgcattatgtaaaaaaaatatttaaaaaaataagtaggcATTAATCAATTGATCGGGCTAATTcagttccatttttaaatatcacgtttaaaaaaacaaccacGTTGCAATGAAAACGTGTTTATTTCCCGCCAACTATAGTTTACTTGTACCAGAAAAGCGTAAGTCCGAGTTTTATCCGAATGACTTCTAAAACCGAAATCACAAGGATACGACAAAACATCCAGCCATTCTATTTTGTTCTTTATCACATGGGAATAAGAACCATTGCATTTTAAATTGACCGCAAATTGTAACGTTGTCCCGTAGCAGGTCGATGGCTTTTAAAAGAAATCTTGGCACTGGTTGATGATTTCGTCAGAATATGAATTCGTCAAGCAGAACGCTTGTGGACTGATGTGTCCACGTGCACTTGTGCTACCTATCTACAGGTAGCTGCCTAAATACGTATGTAATCAATTGCAATCCTCAATAGATAGAAATAGCAAGAACAGGCAAGTCGGTATCGAAGTACCTATAGTGAGTAATTTCATCGAAAATACCTAATTTTATCATGACCCTAGCGTGGGTGTGGGACActgagaataaataaaaaaataaatctttctgACGTCATTATTGTttggttaattttataaacatcgTTGAGTTGAGTATTGgtcttacctacctacttatattaataCAGACGCTACAGTTCCACACCGCTGTTATTGTTACTGGTCACTTGACATTTtcgaataaattataatttaaaaacttagaaTTTTTACTTTACGTCTATACTTATACAGATGAGTTAGTAGATGATCGGATTATACAAATTTGAACTCTGTTGCTTATAAAATAAGGTCGATATTATTTAGGCTGATCTTTTCAGATGTTACGTTTTACACCATGAGACGGGATTATCGATCTAGAAGATTCAATTAGGTTTTCGACCTTAAACCAAttgaataaagttcaaaattgtctgaaatatatttagtatagACATTTAgaacttataaaacaaagtaggtaggtatgtatctaCGTCCCTGTGTTACATGTAGGGAGTAGGGATCTACACAAAATGTATATTatcatgtacctatgtacagGCGAGGTCGTGTAATGCCtacataagtacatacctaTAATTTTGGTAGATATTCGTAGAATTACCGTATGTGTAGTGCGTGGATGGATATTAGCCATATTAGGCACCTATATTAacatcaacgccatctattttTTGAAGTAGaaagataaattattactttatgaTGAGGTGGGTCAACGTCTAGACATTTACACATCCATATACCTATGTGTCTATACATGTAGCACTATACATGTCGACTATAACTAATTAACTACCTCTATAAGTACAGAAAACttcattaaattgaattaaacgATGAACAACATTGGCGTGCGAAATTAATAGAGGTGCCTTCGTATCGTATACGTAATAGGTACACATCGAGCTCTGTAAGTCTTAATACACGTTCCAAATTGGTTGGGCTGTCGGACACGACTAAATAGTAACGTGTGTAGAGTGGTTGGCctgtcataattattattaatactggGGAGACCTGACCACAACCGACCGGTTGTGGTCAGGTCCCTGACGCCAGCCAACCGTCAGTGTTGCCAGCAAGAAGTATCGGATTGACGTGTTTGACAGGGAAAATTGCCGTGATTCTTAAGGAAATGTGTTTTCAAAAGCCAAGCGTTTTTTGCGGTTACAATGGCAATATTGTGTAAAGGTAACTGACGGTCGGATGCCCGACCGTCGTAACGTATGTAGCAATGTCGGAGTAGTTGCTGTGTTGCGACCCAACTTGGTCAGGTACAACCAATTTGGAACGTGTATTAAGGGCTAatcaccagtataaactgaccgccgAATGTAggaaaagatcatacaaagctagatcatgataaactggttatgtatagttcAATGTATAGTCTTGTCTCATAGTAGGGAAGTTGTAATAGTATCCACTCGTAGTACACACCGTGACACGGCGAATCGAGCTATAAACTAgaaaaaaccagtttatcatggactCGCTTTGTTTGACCTCTCCgcacattcgaaggtcagtttatactggtttttcgTAGCTTGATGTGTGTATCTTCAATCTATCTAGTATAGTAAGTGTCTAGTATTGTATCGTTGCGAAAATGAACTCAAAGTCTTAGAAGAAACCTTTGACAATCGCTTGCAATCACCTGTGTCATTCACTAGGAAAATATACCTAATGCACTTAATTATAAAGTCCACATTGATGACGTTATGTTTACGCTCAATCTCAATAGAGGACAGCAGTAAAGGTAATGGAGACCGTAAAGAAACGCACGTTATTGCTAACTTTGTTTGAGCTTAGAACCTTCTAGAAAAATGCAATGCGTTCTCGATTTTCACCCTTGTGCACTTAAATATAGAGTTGTAATTCGTTTAACGGCAAGTTGCCGGTCGAAGGCAATCTACCTTAGGTTTGTTGGATAACGGTATTATTAAAGACACTGAAAAGGGCTGTAAACACGTGGGTCACGTGActttagtaagtacctatttaaagacctaaatgttttgataataactaggtattgtacttattttaattttgctacTTACACAATAAACGCTGCAAAGACGGGTAGTGTGAGTGAGACACATGTGCGTATGTGTGCGTGTGCAAATATAAAAACGAAGGTAGGGAGTTAGGGACGCTACGTTACACAAAATGCAATGCGATCGCCAACCGTTCGAGCCAAGTAGGGCTGCCACTGAGACACGACAGATGCGCCGTAAATGAATGAGTGAATGATTACCGTTCAAAATCGTTCAAAACTTGGGGTTAGCAGACAAAGCGAGATATTGTGTGAACATTTTTCGATGGTTTGTTTGAATCTCAACCCTATTTTTATGGAGATAGAGTTGCAAATCGTTTGTTTGCGATATTTTGCTTTTGGACGCGCCTTTTCGGTTGGGAAAATTTTCGCGCAGACTGCCATCgctataggtaggtatgtactaCGTATAATGCTGGCGCAtactgagggcttagtatgagtttatttcgaaacgagagcgcgttaggcgttgtgattggttggttcattcgcaccggccaatcagagcacctctcgttttgttttcgttcaacctaaagtaaactcgtactaagggtacagtaggtagg contains:
- the LOC118276275 gene encoding uncharacterized protein LOC118276275, yielding MADAAVEKNDVAPEEVTSTEAKDSPVKKSPAKKVAEAPESNGKEENGSEAPEDAPAENGDAEESNDATENGDATEKKEAGVKRKSISTDNGDVEKTTPEKKAKVAEEAPPAEAEEAAA